A genome region from Methylobacterium sp. FF17 includes the following:
- a CDS encoding M20 aminoacylase family protein: MPVLDRIAAFADEIAAWRHDLHAHPELQYDVHRTAGFVADKLREFGCDEVATGIGRTGVVGVIRGRVHGSNRAIGLRADMDALPIAEVRDLPYRSTVPGKMHACGHDGHTAMLLGAARYLAETRDFDGTAVLIFQPAEEGGGGGEAMVRDGMMERFGVETVYGMHNIPGQALGTFAIRPGPIMASTDRFTITIEGKGGHAAQPHNAVDSVLVASHVIVALQSVVARSVDPLESAVVSVCALEAGDAFNVLPQTVSLRGTVRALSQPVRDLVQARIAGIVDHVPRAFGAVGQMEFNSGYPVTENHPAETDFIADVAASLVGEAAVDRAVAPMMAAEDFSYMLAHRPGAYIFLGNGDSAGLHHPHYDFNDAAAPYGASLWARVIEAGLPIRG; encoded by the coding sequence ATGCCCGTCCTCGACCGGATCGCCGCCTTCGCGGACGAGATCGCCGCCTGGCGCCACGATCTCCACGCGCACCCGGAACTGCAATACGACGTCCACCGCACCGCCGGCTTCGTGGCCGACAAGCTGCGGGAATTCGGCTGCGACGAGGTCGCCACCGGCATCGGCCGCACCGGCGTGGTCGGGGTCATCCGGGGGCGCGTCCACGGCTCCAACCGGGCCATCGGCCTGCGGGCCGACATGGACGCGCTGCCCATCGCGGAGGTGCGCGACCTGCCCTACCGCTCCACCGTGCCGGGCAAGATGCACGCCTGCGGGCATGACGGGCACACCGCGATGCTGCTCGGCGCGGCCCGGTACCTCGCCGAGACCCGCGACTTCGACGGCACGGCGGTGCTGATCTTCCAGCCGGCGGAGGAGGGCGGCGGCGGCGGCGAGGCCATGGTCCGCGACGGGATGATGGAGCGCTTCGGCGTCGAGACCGTCTACGGCATGCACAACATTCCGGGGCAGGCGCTCGGCACCTTCGCGATCCGGCCGGGCCCGATCATGGCCTCCACCGACCGCTTCACCATCACCATCGAGGGCAAGGGCGGGCATGCCGCGCAGCCGCACAACGCCGTCGACAGCGTGCTGGTGGCGAGCCACGTCATCGTCGCCCTGCAATCCGTGGTGGCGCGCAGCGTCGATCCCCTGGAGAGCGCCGTGGTCTCGGTCTGCGCCCTGGAGGCGGGCGATGCGTTCAACGTGCTGCCGCAGACCGTGAGCCTGCGCGGGACCGTGCGGGCCCTGTCGCAGCCGGTGCGCGACCTCGTCCAGGCTCGCATCGCCGGGATCGTCGACCATGTTCCCCGGGCCTTCGGGGCGGTGGGGCAGATGGAGTTCAATTCCGGCTATCCCGTCACCGAGAACCATCCGGCCGAGACCGACTTCATCGCCGATGTGGCGGCGAGCCTCGTCGGCGAGGCGGCGGTGGACCGGGCGGTGGCGCCGATGATGGCGGCCGAGGATTTCTCCTACATGCTCGCCCACCGGCCCGGTGCCTACATCTTCCTCGGCAACGGCGACAGCGCGGGCCTGCACCACCCGCACTACGACTTCAACGACGCCGCCGCCCCCTACGGCGCCTCCCTCTGGGCGCGGGTGATCGAGGCGGGGCTGCCGATCCGGGGCTGA